The proteins below come from a single Dermacentor albipictus isolate Rhodes 1998 colony chromosome 7, USDA_Dalb.pri_finalv2, whole genome shotgun sequence genomic window:
- the LOC139048117 gene encoding uncharacterized protein — MEVENMGDCTDTKEKVEIACILARILAAESEADAAKAVKDRIKRQLLLNGCTFYALALPTRVCNRSTWAFIRHEKWFEETVPHLGGHNFKQSFRVNPSTFRFLVESLRHVLEKQVTNMRDPITAEKRVAIGLYKLCSSAEDRTVANLFGVGRSSVNVIYREFCAAVVSVLESDWIRMITEEEMPRHIQEFEAVCDFPQAVGALDGCHFPISPPKKYATDYYNYKGWHSIILLALVDHKYRFRYCNVGAPGRCHDAHVFGVSRLSKIVNSPLFKAPVAAVGTTAVPPIILCDQAFPLTPNLMKPFGHRTVISEAERNFNCHLSGARRIVENAFGRLKARFRFIAKRMECSVGNARLAIRACCVLNNICEHFNDSVHPQWLSEVQQSNATFPQPSRRTEAEIGNASAIRTALVEYYKRRN; from the exons ATGGAGGTCGAGAATATGGGGGACTGCACGGACACGAAGGAAAAAGTCGAAATAGCATGCATTTTGGCAAGgattcttgctgcagagagcgaAGCAGACGCCGCAAAGGCAGTCAAAGACCGTATTAAGCGGCAGTTGCTACTCAACGGGTGTACATTTTATGCCTTGGCGCTTCCCACGAGAGTCTGCAACCGATCGACGTGGGCTTTCATCCGCCACGAAAAGTGGTTCGAGGAGACTGTGCCTCACCTCGGTGGCCACAACTTCAAGCAGTCGTTTCGAGTGAACCCCTCAACGTTCCGGTTTCTCGTGGAAAGTCTGCGCCATGTGCTCGAAAAACAAGTTACCAACATGCGTGACCCGATCACTGCGGAAAAGCGTGTCGCCATTGGCCTCTACAAATTGTGCTCTTCTGCCGAAGATAGAACTGTGGCAAACCTCTTCGGCGTTGGGCGCTCATCCGTCAACGTCATTTACAGAGAGTTTTGCGCAGCTGTTGTCTCTGTGCTCGAAAGTGACTGGATCAGAATGATTACTGAAGAGGAAATGCCTAGGCACATCCAAGAGTTCGAAGCCGTGTGCGATTTCCCTCAagctgtcggtgcccttgatggctGCCATTTCCCTATTTCGCCTCCAAAGAAGTACGCCACCGACTACTACAACTACAAGGGTTG gCACAGTATTATCCTACTAGCATTGGTCGACCACAAGTATCGATTCAGATACTGCAATGTCGGTGCCCCAGGACGCTGCCACGACGCACATGTGTTTGGTGTTTCACGGCTGTCGAAGATTGTCAACAGTCCCCTTTTCAAAGCACCTGTTGCCGCAGTGGGTACCACAGCAGTCCCACCGATAATATTATGCGATCAAGCATTTCCACTAACCCCAAACCTCATGAAGCCATTTGGACACCGAACTGTCATCAGTGAAGCTGAAAGGAATTTCAACTGTCATTTATCTGGAGCAAGGAGGATAGTTGAAAACGCATTCGGAAGGCTAAAGGCCCGGTTCCGTTTCATTGCGAAAAGAATGGAGTGTTCTGTTGGCAATGCCCGTTTGGCTATACGAGCATGCTGCGTGCTCAATAACATTTGCGAGCACTTCAACGACAGTGTCCACCCACAGTGGTTAAGTGAGGTGCAGCAGTCCAATGCTACATTTCCACAGCCATCACGCAGAACAGAAGCTGAAATTGGAAATGCATCCGCCATCAGGACAGCACTTGTGGAATATTACAAGCGAAGGAACTGA
- the LOC139048118 gene encoding myb/SANT-like DNA-binding domain-containing protein 1, translating into MATASGTDEQPPARQRKPRVQWSERDTWALIKLWEDNLPSLRAQKHNGGVYDGIAQALTSMGVPRTKAQVHSKIENLGQTYRSCLKHMTTGSSPPSWPFFSEVHRFLGSLPVHDTSLMEEAGCSESTTSSTASVEELIFDMLDSGSASCEDVAEDCSPSESPVQQVESRNLASGSSECARRKRRQPAGDFQERMLEEQRRQREQFADAHKMEMDLRKEGLKLQEKLVDAMLKFFSKN; encoded by the exons ATGGCTACGGCGAGCGGTACCGACGAACAGCCTCCGGCACGCCAAAGAAAACCGCGGGTACAGTGGTCGGAGAGAGACACCTGGGCGTTAATCAAGTTATGGGAAGACAACCTGCCCTCGCTGCGTGCGCAGAAGCACAACGGAGGCGTTTACGATGGCATTGCACAAGCATTGACGAGCATGGGTGTACCTCGCACAAAGGCGCAAGTGCACAGCAAGATAGAGAACCTGGGACAGACCTACAG GAGCTGCCTGAAACACATGACAACAGGGTCATCACCGCCGAGCTGGCCATTCTTCTCCGAAGTCCATAGGTTTCTAGGATCCCTGCCTGTTCACGATACATCTTTAATGGAAGAGGCTGGGTGCAGCGAGAGCACAACAAGCAGCACTGCCTCCGTCGAAGAA CTGATCTTCGACATGCTTGATTCCGGCTCTGCTTCTTGTGAAGACGTCGCCGAAGATTGTTCACCTTCCGAGTCGCCAGTACAACAGGTTGAATCCAGGAACCTCGCAAGTGGCAGTTCCGAATGTGCCCGCAGGAAGAGAAGGCAACCGGCTGGCGACTTTCAAGAAAGGATGCTTGAGGAGCAGCGACGGCAGAGAGAGCAGTTTGCTGATGCGCACAAAATGGAAATGGATCTCCGTAAAGAGGGGCTCAAGTTGCAAGAGAAACTTGTAGATGCAATGTTGAAGTTTTTTAGTAAAAACTGA